ACGAAGAGCAGGCGGTTGCGGCCGTTGGCGGTCGCCTCGGACTGCACCGTCTGCATGGCTACCTCCTTGTCCTCGTCGTCCAGGAGCACCTCGCCCTCCTTGATGCGAGCAATCTCGAGCTCCACCGGCACCCTGCTCCCCCAGGCGTGCGGGTTGAAGACCACGATGGGGCGGACGCCCTCCTCCTCGGGGACGTTCACGTTCCAGGTCAGCGACTGCACGGCGTAATTGAGCGCCCTGGAAGCTATCGCCATCGCCTCGCCGTAGAGATCGCGGGCATCCTCGTAGGCCTCCTCGAGGGAGGTGCCAGCTAAGATGTCGTGGAACTGGTTGAAGAGGATCCCCTTCCAGGCGTGCTCGAGGTCCCTGGGGTAGGGCTGGCCCGTCACCCGCGCGGCGACGGTCGCGAGCTTCTCGGCCGCCATGAGCAGGTTCTCCGCCCGGCGGTTCCAGCGCTTGACGCCCGAGTGGGCGGCGTAGCAGCCGCTGGCGTGGTGCTGGAGGTCGCGGTGCACCACCGGCAGCTCCCAGCCCTTCTCGGTGACGGCGGCGAAGTAGCGGTTGGGGGAGGAGAAGACGAGCTCGGGCAGGTCCGGGTCCTTGCTGAGCTCCTTGATGCTGGTGATGTTCTCGCGGGTGGGGCCGCCGCCGTGGTTGCCGACGCCGTAGAAGCACATCAGCTCGTTGACGGGCTCGCGGAGCTCCCCGGCACAGCGGCGGACGTGCTTGCCCAAGTCCTTGCCCCAGGTGCAGTACTCGAAGGGGAGGTGAAAGGCGAGGACCTTGGAGCCGTCGTCCGACACCCACCAGAAGAGCCGCCCCGGCAAGCCCAGCTCGTGCGGCCCGGGGCGCATGAAGACGTAGTGGTCGAGGCCCGCCCCCTTGAGGAGCTGCGGCAGCATGCCGTGGTGCCCGAACGAGTCGACGTTGTAACCCACTTTGGCGGTGACGCCGAACTTCTCCTTGAAATAGCGCTGGCCGTAGAGCGCCTGCCGCACGAAGGACTCGCCGCCGGGCAGGTTGCAGTCGGGCTGGAGCCACCAGCCGCCGACGACCTCCCAGCGGCCCTCCTGCACCCGTGCCCTGATCTCCTCGAACATCCTGGGGTCGCTCCTTTCCACCCACTCATAGAAGACGGCGGACGAGGAGACGAAGATGAAATCGTCGTCCTCCTTAAGCCGGTCGAGGGCCGAGCGAAACGACGCCTTGACCTCGTGGAAGCCTTCCTGCCAACGCCACAGCCAGACGGGGTCAATGTGGGCGTTGCCGATCATGTGGAGTTTCGCTCTCGTTGTCTTGTTGATCGTCTTGGTCATAGGGGTCCTTTAGAGGTCGGGTTGAAGGTCGTTGGGCGCGGGTGGGGTGAAGCTCGAGCGCACCGCCACCGGCCCGCCCTCCCGCATGGACTGCGCAGCGG
Above is a window of Deinococcota bacterium DNA encoding:
- a CDS encoding alpha-mannosidase, with amino-acid sequence MTKTINKTTRAKLHMIGNAHIDPVWLWRWQEGFHEVKASFRSALDRLKEDDDFIFVSSSAVFYEWVERSDPRMFEEIRARVQEGRWEVVGGWWLQPDCNLPGGESFVRQALYGQRYFKEKFGVTAKVGYNVDSFGHHGMLPQLLKGAGLDHYVFMRPGPHELGLPGRLFWWVSDDGSKVLAFHLPFEYCTWGKDLGKHVRRCAGELREPVNELMCFYGVGNHGGGPTRENITSIKELSKDPDLPELVFSSPNRYFAAVTEKGWELPVVHRDLQHHASGCYAAHSGVKRWNRRAENLLMAAEKLATVAARVTGQPYPRDLEHAWKGILFNQFHDILAGTSLEEAYEDARDLYGEAMAIASRALNYAVQSLTWNVNVPEEEGVRPIVVFNPHAWGSRVPVELEIARIKEGEVLLDDEDKEVAMQTVQSEATANGRNRLLFVADLPPLGYRSYRVAPRPTEAGFLTLQANDNVLESGRFRLELDPETGFIHSLRDKAGGVEVFAGPAAKPVVVDDPSDTWSHNVYAFTGEVGAFKATSVRLVEHGPVRSAIRVTSAYGASTLVQDFRMYRELDLIEVKATVNWQERFKLLKLRFPVNVHFMRVTFDIPYGHIGRFANGEEEPGGTWVDLSGTSRGSGELYGFSLLNDSKYSFDVNVRDIGMTVLRSPIYAHHIPAEPREGEHYAFIDQGVQRFAYSLLPHAGGWSEAGTVRRAYELNQPPVALITTFHGGPLPQRASYLEVNNDNIAVSVLKEAEDGGGMVLRAYETSKNRSRATLRFLAWNREIHADFGPCEIKTWFVPFDEVKPVVETNLLEWAEAG